The sequence GGCGCGTTCCCCGGCACGCTGGGCCGCATCCAGCACGGCTTCGAGGTGCGCCCGGACCTGGTGGCGGTGGACAACAAGGTCGCGCCGCGCGACTACCTGGGACGGTTCTGGGTGGACTCGCTGGTGCATGACGCGGAGACGCTGCGCGCCATCGTGAAGCTGTTCGGCGCGGACAAGGTCGCGCTGGGCAGTGACTACCCCTTCCCGCTGGGCGAGGAGCGGCCCGGCACGCTCATCGAGTCGCTGACGGACCTGGCGCCTTCCGTGCGCGAGCAACTGCTCTACCGCAACGCCCTGGAGTGGCTGGGGCGCTCGCACGAGGACTTCGCACCATGACGGCCCCTGTCTACGAGAACACCGACGCGTTCGCCTACGGCCTGGATGCGAAGGATCCGCTGCGCCCCCTGCGCGACGAGTTCCTCTTTCCCCCGGCCGCATCCGGCGCGCCGACCATCTACCTGGCGGGCAACTCGCTGGGATTGCAGCCGCGCAAGGCGCGCAAGTACGTGCAGATGGAGATGGAGGACTGGGAGCGGCTGGGCGTGGAGGGCCACGTGCACGGCCGCCACCCGTGGCTGCCCTACCACGAGCTGCTCACGGAGCAGGTGGCGCGCGTCGTGGGCGCGCAGCCCGTGGAAGTCGTGGTGATGAACACCCTGTCGGTGAACCTGCACCTGATGATGGTGTCGTTCTACCGGCCCACGCGCGAGCGCTTCAAAATCCTCATCGAAGGCGGCGCCTTCCCGTCGGACCAGTACGCGGTGGCGTCGCAGGCGCGCTTCCACGGCTACGACCCGAAGGAGGCCATCCTCCGGCTGACGCCCCGCGAGGGCGAGGACACGCTGCGCCCCGAGGACATCCTCGAGACCATCGAGCGGCACGGGAAGGAGATCGCGCTCGTCATGCTGGGCAGCGTGAACTACCTCACCGGCCAGGCGTTCGACCTGCGCGAGATCACGCGCGTGGCGCACGCGCAGGGCTGCAAGGTGGGCTTCGACCTGGCGCACGGCGCGGGCAACCTGAAGCTGTCGCTGCACGACGACGGGCCGGACTTCGCGGTGTGGTGCTCGTACAAGTACCTCAACGGCGGACCGGGCAGCCTGGGCGGCGTGTTCGTGCACGAGCGGCACGCGCACTCCCCGGAGCTGCCGCGCTTCGAGGGCTGGTGGGGCCACAACAAGGCCACGCGCTTCGAGATGGGCCCGACGTTCGACCCGCTGCCGGGCGCGGAGGGGTGGCAGCTGTCCAACCCGCCCATCTTCCAGTTGGCGGCGCTGCGCTCGTCGCTGGAGCTGTTCGACAAGGCGACCATGGCGGCCCTGCGCGCCAAGAGCGACCAGCTCACGGGCTACATGGAGTTCCTGCTGGACCGGCTGCCCGCGGGGTTCGTCACCATCACCACGCCGCGCGACCTGAAGCAGCGCGGCGCGCAGCTGTCCCTGCGCTTCAAGGGCGAGCCGAAGCGGCTGCTGCACCGGCTGGCCGCGGCCGGAATCATCTGCGACTTCCGCGAGCCGGACATCATCCGCGCCGCGCCCGCGCCCCTCTACAACACCTACCTGGACGTCTTCCGCTTCGTGAAGGCGCTGGAAGCCCATGCCCTCGAATGAGTCGAAGCTGACGGTGGTGGGAGCGGGCCTCGTGGGCTCGCTCCTGGCGCTGTACCTGGC comes from Corallococcus macrosporus and encodes:
- the kynU gene encoding kynureninase gives rise to the protein MTAPVYENTDAFAYGLDAKDPLRPLRDEFLFPPAASGAPTIYLAGNSLGLQPRKARKYVQMEMEDWERLGVEGHVHGRHPWLPYHELLTEQVARVVGAQPVEVVVMNTLSVNLHLMMVSFYRPTRERFKILIEGGAFPSDQYAVASQARFHGYDPKEAILRLTPREGEDTLRPEDILETIERHGKEIALVMLGSVNYLTGQAFDLREITRVAHAQGCKVGFDLAHGAGNLKLSLHDDGPDFAVWCSYKYLNGGPGSLGGVFVHERHAHSPELPRFEGWWGHNKATRFEMGPTFDPLPGAEGWQLSNPPIFQLAALRSSLELFDKATMAALRAKSDQLTGYMEFLLDRLPAGFVTITTPRDLKQRGAQLSLRFKGEPKRLLHRLAAAGIICDFREPDIIRAAPAPLYNTYLDVFRFVKALEAHALE